In the Agrococcus sp. Marseille-Q4369 genome, one interval contains:
- a CDS encoding SDR family oxidoreductase, with the protein MSVIDLTGKVAVITGGGSGIGRATAQLFAELGAKVVVSDIAQTAHETVASIEGAGGTASALIGDIGDVAVADSVVAAAVERYGRLDVLVNNAGIMDHFAGAANVEDALWDRIMRVNLNAPFYLTRAALRVMLPQGSGSIVNVSSAAGIRGAAAGAAYTASKHGLVGLTRNTAYMYGKQGIRANAICPGGVATNVMTEDVQRGIDHDGLAALGPIHQGALRNAESIEQANLAAFLASDAASNVNGAIIPNDGGWAAG; encoded by the coding sequence ATGAGCGTCATCGACCTGACCGGCAAGGTCGCCGTCATCACCGGCGGCGGCAGCGGCATCGGCCGCGCCACCGCCCAGCTGTTCGCCGAGCTCGGCGCGAAGGTCGTCGTGAGCGACATCGCCCAGACCGCCCACGAGACCGTCGCGAGCATCGAGGGGGCCGGGGGCACCGCATCCGCCTTGATCGGCGACATCGGCGACGTCGCCGTCGCCGACTCGGTCGTCGCAGCGGCAGTGGAGCGCTACGGGCGGCTCGACGTGCTCGTCAACAACGCCGGGATCATGGATCACTTCGCGGGCGCCGCGAACGTCGAGGACGCGCTGTGGGACCGCATCATGCGCGTCAACCTCAACGCGCCGTTCTACCTGACGCGCGCGGCGCTGCGGGTCATGCTGCCGCAGGGCTCGGGCTCGATCGTCAACGTCTCGAGCGCCGCGGGCATCCGCGGGGCCGCGGCGGGCGCCGCCTACACGGCCTCGAAGCACGGGCTCGTCGGCCTCACGCGCAACACCGCCTACATGTACGGCAAGCAGGGCATCCGCGCGAACGCGATCTGCCCGGGCGGCGTCGCGACCAACGTCATGACCGAGGACGTGCAGCGCGGCATCGACCACGATGGCCTCGCCGCGCTCGGGCCGATCCACCAGGGCGCGCTCCGCAACGCCGAGTCGATCGAGCAGGCGAACCTCGCCGCGTTCCTCGCGTCGGATGCAGCTTCGAACGTCAACGGCGCGATCATCCCGAACGACGGCGGCTGGGCCGCAGGCTGA